A single Halobellus ruber DNA region contains:
- a CDS encoding ABC transporter permease, with translation MSEQTTSIDWEGLAEEWEEEVDRIGSAGSRVERVTYFLRDLAQHRLSIIGAGILAFVAVVALFAPQLAPYSPTEVNPTAIRAAPSAAHPFGTDSLGRDILSRVIFGSRIALQIAVTSMGLAFVVGSVLGALAGYYGGKVDSVVQTAIDTTWAFPAIIMGLALASILEPDLTTVLAAIALVFWGIFARLVRGEVLSLRELEFIKASEAIGLSDARIIFRHLIPNAIVPAFVVVTLQMGNAIAVAASLSFLGLGVQPPTASWGIMLSAGRQYITTAWWISVFPGLAIVLVIMSFNFLGEGLRDTIDPKLENSR, from the coding sequence ATGAGTGAGCAAACGACGTCCATCGACTGGGAGGGACTGGCCGAAGAGTGGGAGGAGGAAGTCGACCGGATCGGCAGCGCCGGGTCGCGAGTCGAGCGGGTCACCTACTTCCTCCGCGACCTGGCTCAACACCGGCTCTCGATCATCGGCGCCGGGATCCTGGCGTTCGTCGCCGTGGTCGCGCTCTTTGCGCCGCAGCTCGCCCCCTACAGCCCGACGGAGGTCAACCCGACCGCGATCAGGGCCGCACCCTCCGCCGCCCACCCGTTCGGGACTGACAGCCTCGGACGCGACATCCTCTCGCGGGTGATCTTCGGCAGCCGGATCGCACTCCAGATCGCGGTGACCTCGATGGGGCTCGCGTTCGTCGTCGGCTCCGTCCTCGGCGCCCTCGCCGGCTACTACGGGGGCAAGGTGGACTCGGTGGTCCAGACCGCAATCGACACCACCTGGGCGTTCCCCGCGATCATTATGGGGTTGGCGCTGGCGTCGATCCTGGAACCGGACCTCACCACCGTCCTCGCCGCGATCGCGCTGGTGTTCTGGGGCATCTTCGCGCGACTCGTACGCGGGGAGGTGCTCTCGTTGCGCGAACTGGAGTTCATCAAGGCGTCGGAGGCCATCGGGCTCTCGGACGCCAGGATCATCTTCCGACACCTCATCCCGAACGCGATCGTCCCGGCGTTCGTGGTCGTCACGTTGCAGATGGGAAACGCGATCGCCGTTGCGGCCTCGCTGTCGTTTCTGGGACTCGGCGTCCAGCCGCCGACGGCGTCGTGGGGCATAATGCTCTCGGCCGGACGGCAGTACATCACGACGGCGTGGTGGATCTCCGTGTTCCCCGGGTTGGCGATCGTGCTCGTGATAATGTCGTTCAACTTCCTCGGCGAAGGGCTCAGAGACACCATCGACCCCAAACTGGAGAACAGCCGATGA
- a CDS encoding Rieske (2Fe-2S) protein, with product MTERYPIADATELSEDGSRVITEIRGQEIAVFRHDGDYYAVANYCIHQGGPLCEGALSGQMTTSEDGWDWDYDGEEKYVVCPWHGWKFDITSGRSPKDERYAVPTYDVEVEDGTVYAVR from the coding sequence ATGACGGAGCGGTACCCGATCGCCGACGCCACCGAACTGTCCGAGGACGGCTCGCGGGTCATCACGGAGATCAGGGGACAGGAGATCGCGGTGTTCAGACACGACGGCGACTACTACGCCGTCGCGAACTACTGCATCCACCAGGGCGGCCCGCTCTGTGAGGGCGCCTTGAGCGGGCAGATGACCACGAGCGAGGACGGCTGGGACTGGGACTACGACGGCGAGGAGAAGTACGTCGTCTGTCCGTGGCACGGCTGGAAGTTCGACATCACGTCCGGACGGAGCCCGAAGGACGAGCGGTACGCGGTCCCGACCTACGACGTCGAGGTGGAGGACGGCACAGTGTACGCCGTCCGGTGA
- a CDS encoding ABC transporter ATP-binding protein, translated as MNGPLLEIRDLETTFDTNAGTVEALRGVNLTIEEGERVGLVGESGSGKSVTAQSILRLIESPGGIDAGSIALHGRDLLGLSDREMQRVRGRDVTMIFQDPSTSLDPVYSVRSQMVETIGHNRDVSDAEAEEIAKKYLEMVDMPNPDRVLDSYPHELSGGMKQRVSIAMTLGFDPDLIIADEPTTALDVTVQKKVLEIFKDVVSEAELSVLWITHNLGVVAEFCDKIAVMYAGEVVEYGSVYDIFDTPAHPYTRELLRTIPNINRPNEELRVIEGSVPDMLDPPEGCAFHPRCPDAEPRCRTTRPDPVGGDEHEASCLVHDASEQ; from the coding sequence ATGAACGGCCCGCTACTCGAGATCCGCGATCTTGAGACGACGTTCGACACGAACGCGGGCACCGTCGAGGCCCTCCGCGGCGTCAACCTCACCATCGAGGAGGGCGAACGCGTCGGACTCGTGGGGGAGTCCGGGAGCGGCAAGTCGGTCACCGCCCAGTCGATCCTCAGACTGATCGAGTCCCCCGGCGGGATCGACGCCGGCAGCATCGCGCTCCACGGACGGGACCTGCTCGGCCTGTCGGACCGCGAGATGCAGCGCGTCCGGGGCCGGGACGTGACGATGATCTTCCAGGACCCCTCTACCTCCCTGGATCCGGTGTACTCCGTCCGGAGCCAGATGGTCGAGACGATCGGCCACAACCGCGACGTGAGCGACGCCGAAGCCGAGGAGATCGCGAAGAAGTACCTGGAGATGGTGGATATGCCGAACCCCGACCGGGTTCTCGACAGCTACCCCCACGAGCTCTCGGGGGGGATGAAGCAACGCGTCTCGATCGCGATGACGCTCGGCTTCGACCCGGATCTGATCATCGCCGACGAACCCACCACGGCGCTCGACGTGACGGTTCAAAAGAAAGTACTGGAGATATTCAAAGACGTCGTATCGGAGGCGGAACTCTCCGTGCTCTGGATCACCCACAACCTCGGCGTCGTGGCCGAGTTCTGTGACAAGATCGCGGTGATGTACGCCGGCGAGGTCGTCGAATACGGGAGCGTCTACGACATCTTCGATACGCCGGCCCACCCGTATACCAGGGAGTTGCTCCGGACGATCCCGAACATCAACCGCCCGAACGAGGAACTGCGCGTCATCGAAGGGTCGGTTCCGGATATGCTCGACCCCCCGGAGGGGTGTGCGTTCCACCCTCGGTGTCCGGACGCCGAGCCGCGGTGCCGCACGACGCGGCCGGATCCGGTAGGCGGCGACGAACACGAGGCCTCGTGTCTGGTCCACGACGCGTCCGAACAATGA
- a CDS encoding amidohydrolase family protein, protein MLESALRVDEAERVSGLSEVDRVVDVDAQVQETPAGLLARMDESSGAHRVISLTDMHHDMIYAGPSSYPLYEYKRTNGGGEPVAAADVDDSIGAAELADRAGDVGVDTGVVNPTLNLGLSEVNNDRFAVALATAYNDWLLAELDGHPELVGNAVVAPQHPERAAAEIDRIGDEDDIVGVQLPASGVLPPLGHRQYHPIYEAAAAQDLPIAMKSTVGNKSFGQQYWWAQSFPEDFVYQHSFVQMRNVTSLLFEGVPERYDVEFVVQGAGLGFVPFFTYRLDDHYLELGYELPALSQLPSAYLSESFYWATQPMDQSGETLPYFPAMVEMVGPENVVFASDLPHAVTDTPETAVGRLREYLSADDIDAVLGGNAERLYDI, encoded by the coding sequence ATGCTGGAGAGCGCCCTGCGGGTCGACGAAGCGGAGCGTGTGAGCGGACTCTCCGAGGTCGACCGCGTCGTCGACGTGGACGCGCAGGTCCAGGAGACGCCCGCCGGTCTGCTGGCGCGGATGGACGAGTCCTCCGGGGCCCACCGCGTGATCTCGTTGACCGATATGCACCATGATATGATCTACGCGGGCCCGTCCAGCTACCCCCTCTACGAGTACAAGCGAACCAACGGCGGGGGGGAGCCGGTCGCCGCCGCCGACGTGGACGACTCCATCGGCGCCGCGGAACTGGCCGACCGGGCGGGGGACGTCGGCGTCGACACCGGCGTGGTGAATCCGACGCTCAATCTGGGGCTGTCGGAGGTGAACAACGACCGCTTCGCCGTCGCGCTCGCCACGGCGTACAACGACTGGTTGCTCGCGGAGCTGGACGGGCATCCGGAGCTGGTGGGGAACGCCGTCGTCGCACCGCAACACCCCGAGCGGGCGGCCGCGGAGATCGACCGTATCGGAGACGAGGACGACATCGTGGGGGTCCAGCTTCCCGCAAGCGGCGTGCTGCCGCCGCTTGGACACCGCCAGTACCACCCGATATACGAGGCCGCGGCGGCGCAGGACCTCCCGATCGCGATGAAGTCGACGGTCGGGAACAAGAGCTTCGGCCAGCAGTACTGGTGGGCGCAGTCGTTCCCGGAGGACTTCGTCTACCAGCACTCGTTCGTCCAGATGCGGAACGTCACCTCGCTGTTGTTCGAGGGCGTCCCCGAGCGGTACGACGTGGAGTTCGTCGTCCAGGGGGCCGGACTGGGGTTCGTTCCGTTCTTCACCTACCGCCTCGACGACCACTACCTCGAACTCGGCTACGAACTGCCGGCGCTCTCGCAACTGCCCAGCGCCTACCTCTCGGAGTCGTTCTACTGGGCGACGCAACCGATGGACCAGTCGGGGGAGACGCTCCCGTACTTCCCCGCGATGGTGGAGATGGTCGGCCCGGAGAACGTGGTCTTCGCCTCGGACCTTCCGCACGCCGTGACCGACACCCCCGAGACGGCCGTCGGACGGCTCCGGGAGTACCTGTCCGCCGACGACATCGACGCCGTTCTCGGCGGGAACGCCGAACGGCTCTACGACATCTGA
- a CDS encoding ABC transporter permease, with product MSLYSYIGRRTLGLLPKLLLASGIVFALVQLTPGDPVTTLAPPRAGPEELAAIRAKWRLDEPVYIQYLAWMGNLLQGDLGVSVATRNPVTEMIAIRAPISLRFSLLALAISYGIAIPFGIIGALKQHTKWDYLSMGFVLLAVSFPSFWFAIILILIFAIQLQWVSAVGYGTLGLLVLPAVALGLRGSAIETRVMRSSMIETLNEKFITASRAHGLPERNVILKHAVRNALIPIITLLGLRFGYILASGLVIEIVFNRPGVGHLLVDSIFKRDYPVVRAILMILVTTIMLGNFLADVLYGLVDPRIRYE from the coding sequence ATGAGCCTCTACTCGTACATCGGGCGTCGGACGCTGGGGCTGCTCCCGAAGCTGCTTTTGGCGTCCGGGATCGTCTTTGCGCTCGTCCAGCTCACCCCCGGCGACCCGGTCACGACGCTGGCACCGCCGCGTGCCGGCCCCGAGGAGCTCGCCGCGATCCGAGCCAAGTGGCGGCTCGACGAGCCGGTGTACATCCAGTATCTGGCGTGGATGGGGAACCTTCTGCAGGGTGACCTCGGCGTCTCCGTCGCGACGCGGAACCCCGTCACGGAGATGATCGCCATCCGTGCACCCATCAGCCTCCGGTTCTCGCTGCTCGCACTCGCGATCTCCTACGGGATCGCGATCCCGTTCGGGATCATCGGGGCCCTGAAACAGCACACGAAGTGGGACTACCTGTCGATGGGGTTCGTTCTCCTCGCGGTCTCGTTCCCGAGCTTCTGGTTCGCCATCATCCTGATACTGATCTTCGCGATCCAGTTGCAGTGGGTGTCCGCCGTCGGATACGGGACGCTCGGACTGCTGGTGCTCCCGGCCGTGGCGCTCGGCCTCCGCGGCAGCGCAATCGAGACGCGCGTGATGCGGTCGTCGATGATCGAGACGCTGAACGAGAAGTTCATCACGGCCTCGCGCGCCCACGGCCTCCCCGAGCGGAACGTCATCCTCAAACACGCGGTCAGGAACGCCCTGATTCCGATCATCACCCTCTTGGGCCTCCGGTTCGGCTACATTCTGGCCTCCGGGCTCGTCATCGAGATCGTGTTCAACCGCCCGGGCGTCGGCCACCTGCTGGTGGATAGCATCTTCAAACGCGACTACCCGGTCGTCCGCGCCATCCTGATGATCCTCGTGACGACAATTATGCTCGGAAACTTCCTCGCAGACGTCCTGTACGGGCTCGTCGACCCGCGGATACGGTACGAGTGA
- a CDS encoding ABC transporter ATP-binding protein produces the protein MNGNATSHGSAESTPLLQVRDLRKHYPIEEGILRRQTGTVRAVDGVDLDVRAGDIHAIVGESGCGKSTLLETLLGLEEPTGGTVRFDGTDISTLSAGAQRELKSEIQIVFQNPESSLDPRDTIGQIIAEPLDLHTDATNRQIDARVVSLLDDVGLGPDYYGRYPHELSGGQQQRVAIARAISLNPSLLLLDEPTSALDVSVQSKILKLLGEIKDEYDLTYVMVTHDLSVVRQFATEVSVMYLGNVIETAPVEALFGSPKHPYTKALISAVPVPDPHYDSENDITLPGTVPEPSDPPAGCRFHPRCPVATEECSAAFPEFETHGDNHVRCIRVDEAESLGPVTGDSRSASSSPARQTTEDD, from the coding sequence ATGAACGGGAACGCTACGTCTCACGGCTCGGCGGAGTCGACGCCGCTCCTGCAGGTTCGGGATCTCCGGAAGCACTACCCGATCGAGGAGGGAATCCTGCGCCGCCAGACCGGAACGGTGCGGGCCGTCGACGGCGTCGATCTGGACGTCCGCGCCGGCGACATCCACGCCATCGTCGGCGAGTCGGGCTGCGGGAAGAGCACGCTGTTGGAGACGCTTCTCGGGCTGGAGGAGCCGACCGGTGGAACGGTCCGCTTCGACGGAACCGACATTTCTACCCTCTCGGCCGGCGCGCAACGCGAACTCAAAAGCGAGATCCAGATCGTGTTCCAGAACCCCGAGTCGTCGCTCGACCCCCGGGACACCATCGGACAGATCATCGCGGAACCGCTGGACCTCCACACCGACGCCACGAACCGCCAGATCGACGCCCGGGTGGTGAGTCTGCTGGACGATGTCGGCCTCGGCCCCGACTACTACGGCCGGTATCCGCACGAACTCTCCGGGGGGCAACAACAGCGCGTGGCGATCGCCCGGGCGATCAGTCTGAACCCGAGCCTGCTACTGCTCGACGAACCGACGAGCGCCTTGGACGTGAGCGTCCAATCGAAGATTCTGAAGCTGCTCGGCGAGATCAAAGACGAGTACGACCTGACGTACGTGATGGTTACCCACGACCTCTCCGTCGTCCGGCAGTTCGCGACCGAGGTGTCGGTGATGTATCTCGGAAACGTCATCGAGACGGCGCCCGTCGAGGCGCTCTTCGGGTCCCCGAAACACCCGTACACGAAGGCGCTGATCTCCGCGGTTCCCGTCCCGGACCCGCACTACGATTCGGAGAACGACATCACCCTCCCCGGGACCGTCCCCGAACCCAGCGACCCGCCCGCCGGGTGCCGGTTCCACCCGCGGTGTCCGGTCGCCACAGAGGAGTGTTCCGCGGCGTTCCCGGAGTTCGAGACACACGGGGACAACCACGTGCGATGTATCCGGGTCGACGAGGCGGAGTCGCTCGGGCCGGTCACCGGTGACAGCCGTTCGGCGTCGTCGTCCCCGGCCCGCCAGACGACCGAGGACGACTGA
- a CDS encoding aldehyde dehydrogenase family protein gives MRQLYIDGEWRDSAADPLACRSPVDDSTLGSVSRGTPKHVEEAVVATTETARTFREMNVHDRADAIRSAMDRLAERADEIVETMARETGKPLSEARTEVESAIDSGRSYAADAVRLNGEVTRSTFEARLNFTQREPYGPAGVITPWNYPFEIPTDHLSAALVTGNPVTWNPASEATLTATYIAEAFAETSLPEGAFNFVPGPGSSVGAALSTHDAVRLVAFTGSTDVGQRIAATAAERSAQALLELGGKDPVLVLDDADVEAAADAIVTGSNYNCGQSCSGTERVIATDAVYDDVVDAVTERTGSLVVGDPLDEATDVGPPINDDTRSTVREHVSDAVDAGARVTAGGSVGQRYCEPTVLADVTPGMRVATKETFGPVTPIIRAADTGAAVEIANDTKYGLQAAVFTESLRTAHRVVNRLRSGGVVVNGTNNVWEHQLPFGGFKQSGSGGEYKGTWHLEGMTQVKSVAIDYGN, from the coding sequence ATGCGACAGCTCTACATCGACGGCGAGTGGCGCGACTCGGCGGCCGATCCGTTGGCGTGCCGCTCCCCGGTCGACGACAGTACGCTCGGCTCGGTGTCCCGTGGGACGCCGAAACACGTCGAGGAGGCGGTCGTGGCGACGACCGAGACGGCGCGGACGTTCAGGGAGATGAACGTCCACGACAGGGCCGACGCGATCAGATCCGCGATGGACCGACTGGCGGAGCGCGCCGACGAGATCGTCGAGACGATGGCACGTGAGACCGGGAAGCCGCTGAGCGAGGCGCGCACGGAAGTGGAGAGCGCGATCGATTCGGGACGGTCCTACGCCGCGGATGCGGTCCGGCTCAACGGCGAGGTGACCCGCTCGACGTTCGAGGCGCGGCTGAACTTCACACAGCGGGAGCCGTACGGGCCGGCGGGGGTCATCACGCCTTGGAACTACCCGTTCGAGATCCCGACCGATCACCTCTCGGCGGCGCTCGTGACCGGCAACCCCGTGACGTGGAACCCCGCGTCGGAAGCCACACTGACGGCGACGTACATCGCGGAGGCGTTCGCGGAAACCTCGCTGCCCGAGGGCGCGTTCAACTTCGTCCCCGGACCCGGCAGCAGCGTCGGGGCGGCGCTGAGCACGCACGACGCGGTCCGGCTGGTCGCGTTCACCGGCAGCACGGACGTGGGCCAGCGGATCGCCGCGACGGCGGCGGAACGGAGCGCCCAGGCCCTGTTGGAGCTCGGCGGCAAGGACCCCGTTCTGGTGCTCGACGACGCCGACGTCGAGGCCGCCGCCGACGCGATCGTGACGGGGAGCAACTACAACTGCGGGCAGTCCTGCTCGGGGACCGAGCGGGTCATCGCGACCGATGCCGTCTACGACGATGTCGTCGACGCCGTGACCGAGCGCACCGGGTCGCTCGTCGTGGGCGATCCGCTTGACGAGGCCACCGACGTCGGCCCGCCGATCAACGACGACACCCGGTCCACCGTCCGCGAACACGTCTCGGACGCGGTCGACGCCGGCGCCCGGGTGACTGCCGGCGGCTCCGTCGGGCAGCGGTACTGCGAGCCGACCGTCCTGGCCGACGTGACGCCGGGGATGCGGGTCGCGACCAAGGAGACGTTCGGGCCGGTGACGCCGATCATCCGGGCCGCAGACACCGGGGCGGCGGTCGAAATCGCGAACGACACCAAATACGGGCTCCAGGCGGCGGTGTTCACCGAATCGCTCCGGACCGCCCACCGGGTGGTGAACCGACTCCGGTCCGGCGGAGTGGTGGTCAACGGGACGAACAACGTCTGGGAGCATCAACTCCCGTTCGGCGGGTTCAAGCAGAGCGGAAGCGGCGGCGAGTACAAGGGGACGTGGCACCTCGAAGGGATGACGCAGGTGAAGTCGGTGGCGATCGACTACGGGAACTGA
- a CDS encoding ABC transporter substrate-binding protein has protein sequence MRRRTLLKGSVLAGTVGLAGCTGDDSDGAQTGLDTETDGSDSDSGSDSSGSTEESDDSGTVRIGLPEPVPPIMDTRTAADDGAHNFRVISTLTSFNRQGAVTPHLATDWSYENDGQELVFDLRDDVVFHDGSEFNAEHVKWHLTDFLANGSGTSYVVDSVDDVVVEDTYRARVMFESPDPYIVWDLASAWGQLHSREAVEKYGDEYGQSGKVVSAGPFKEVEHDSDHAILERYDEWSWPKPWEKELYDGDVEVRPARLEYQSYPETATRTSALEAGDVDGLIAGLPYNRVPNYQENDQFNVAAPPASTEQIFIMLNLDPETSTSPVLAEDLSLRKGISYAIDRQEIVDVIFNGIGQPAPNYLVPTTAAHNVPEEFNYTYDLERARSVMRNNGWTVNPDGISTKNGREARFTLLTQNTELSRRRATLIQEQLKDVGVQMEVSQTDTSTFKQDVGNSNFAAGMSTFYDWGNADQLWWATSESAEDSYYLNSNAWKQYPQATELTDRARDANTLEERTERFKEAHKFLLENVVPMIYLVYPTAADAWGDHIENWKPHYKGAVMWPVESEEW, from the coding sequence ATGCGCCGACGGACGTTACTAAAAGGTAGCGTACTCGCCGGAACAGTCGGGTTGGCCGGATGTACCGGCGACGACAGCGACGGGGCACAGACCGGGTTGGACACCGAGACCGACGGATCGGACTCGGATTCCGGATCGGACAGTTCCGGAAGCACGGAGGAAAGCGACGACTCCGGAACGGTCAGAATCGGCCTCCCGGAACCGGTTCCGCCGATCATGGACACCCGGACCGCCGCCGACGACGGCGCGCACAACTTCCGGGTGATAAGCACGCTCACTTCGTTCAACAGGCAGGGCGCGGTCACGCCGCACCTGGCGACCGACTGGTCCTACGAGAACGACGGCCAGGAGCTGGTGTTCGACCTCCGCGACGACGTGGTGTTCCACGACGGCTCGGAGTTCAACGCCGAACACGTGAAGTGGCACCTCACCGACTTCCTGGCGAACGGCTCGGGAACGTCGTACGTCGTCGACTCGGTGGACGACGTGGTCGTCGAGGACACCTACCGGGCCCGCGTGATGTTCGAGTCCCCGGACCCCTACATCGTCTGGGACCTCGCGTCCGCGTGGGGGCAGCTCCACAGCCGCGAGGCAGTCGAGAAGTACGGCGACGAGTACGGACAGAGCGGGAAGGTGGTCAGCGCCGGCCCGTTCAAGGAGGTCGAACACGACAGCGACCACGCGATCCTCGAACGGTACGACGAGTGGAGTTGGCCCAAACCGTGGGAGAAGGAGCTGTACGACGGGGACGTGGAAGTTCGGCCCGCGCGGCTGGAGTACCAGTCGTACCCCGAAACGGCGACCCGGACCTCGGCGCTCGAAGCGGGCGACGTCGACGGGTTGATCGCGGGCCTCCCGTACAACCGCGTGCCGAACTACCAGGAGAACGACCAGTTCAACGTCGCGGCGCCGCCGGCGAGCACCGAGCAGATCTTCATCATGCTCAATCTGGATCCCGAGACCAGCACGTCGCCGGTGTTGGCCGAGGATCTGAGCCTCCGGAAGGGGATCTCCTACGCCATCGATCGCCAGGAGATCGTCGACGTCATCTTCAACGGGATCGGACAGCCGGCACCGAACTACCTCGTCCCGACCACCGCCGCACACAACGTTCCGGAGGAGTTCAACTACACGTACGACCTGGAACGGGCGAGGAGTGTGATGCGCAACAACGGCTGGACGGTCAACCCCGACGGCATCAGCACGAAGAACGGCCGCGAAGCGCGCTTCACCCTGCTCACGCAGAACACCGAGCTCTCCCGCCGGCGTGCCACCCTCATCCAGGAGCAACTCAAGGACGTCGGCGTCCAGATGGAGGTGAGCCAGACCGACACCTCGACGTTCAAACAGGACGTCGGCAACAGCAACTTCGCCGCCGGGATGTCGACGTTCTACGACTGGGGGAACGCCGACCAGCTCTGGTGGGCGACGAGCGAATCCGCCGAGGACTCCTACTACCTCAACTCGAACGCCTGGAAGCAGTACCCGCAGGCGACGGAACTCACCGATCGGGCGCGGGACGCGAACACGCTCGAAGAGCGGACCGAACGGTTCAAAGAGGCACACAAGTTCCTGCTCGAGAACGTCGTTCCGATGATCTACCTCGTCTATCCGACGGCCGCAGACGCGTGGGGGGACCACATCGAAAACTGGAAGCCACACTACAAGGGTGCCGTAATGTGGCCCGTCGAGAGCGAGGAGTGGTAA
- a CDS encoding DUF7260 family protein, giving the protein MAKTAIATIALVRFGPLAFSLAAPAWNGVPFAAAVGCLTRIPEAIETAREEKRRTESERVAFERFSERVRELDATDDRGAPVDGTLLRDPAGTAGDTTETVRELYRATVMSVDFYESEYGEPLLTNVAAELGPDFATALATTDTLDPPLQHALADASQTAAGERAELASLVGSELQSLTASEQRLRNAANAVDRVHSREFNRQAFEGLEDAARRLRTAERECDSLIADRQTEYVDAPQGGGLNFREYLYERHDWTHPVVGDALDLIRRVREVEERIAATVFDRE; this is encoded by the coding sequence GTGGCGAAGACCGCAATCGCTACGATCGCGCTCGTCCGGTTCGGTCCGCTCGCGTTCAGCCTCGCCGCCCCGGCGTGGAACGGGGTTCCGTTCGCCGCAGCCGTCGGCTGTCTGACCCGGATCCCGGAGGCGATCGAGACTGCCCGGGAGGAAAAGCGTCGGACCGAGTCCGAACGGGTCGCCTTCGAACGGTTCTCCGAGAGGGTACGGGAGTTGGACGCCACCGACGACCGGGGCGCTCCGGTCGACGGGACCCTGCTCCGCGACCCCGCCGGTACGGCCGGCGATACCACCGAGACGGTCCGGGAGCTGTACCGGGCGACCGTGATGAGCGTCGACTTTTACGAGTCGGAGTACGGGGAGCCGTTACTGACGAACGTCGCCGCCGAGCTGGGGCCGGACTTCGCCACCGCGCTCGCCACGACCGACACCCTCGACCCGCCGCTGCAGCACGCGCTGGCGGACGCGAGCCAGACGGCCGCCGGGGAGCGAGCCGAGCTCGCGTCGCTCGTCGGGTCAGAACTCCAGTCGCTCACTGCGTCCGAACAGCGGTTACGGAACGCGGCGAACGCGGTCGACCGGGTCCACAGCCGCGAGTTCAACCGCCAGGCGTTCGAGGGGCTCGAAGACGCCGCGCGGCGGCTCCGGACGGCAGAACGGGAGTGTGACTCCCTCATCGCCGACCGCCAGACGGAGTACGTCGACGCTCCCCAGGGGGGCGGGCTGAACTTTCGGGAGTACCTCTACGAGCGACACGACTGGACCCACCCGGTCGTTGGCGATGCCCTCGATCTCATCAGACGGGTTCGGGAGGTCGAAGAGCGGATCGCTGCGACCGTGTTCGACCGTGAATGA
- a CDS encoding EamA family transporter has translation MSAALSVLSLSLVSGLCWGIGPIFSKLGMEHGGRSERATLVVLSVGATIFWVVSLGSRVGLGGGGNLPLVALSAFVVSGLCGTSLAWLLWFRGIDRVGASVSNVVFYSQPLFAVLLAALLLGERVTATVAVGVALIVGGITLLSLSGDRAVGSWNLSSLLFPLGAAVLAAGGTVLNRFGFSISAVTPLEAATVNLTSALPLMVGYALVRQRSVFTGVGRSDLYFVGSGLANAAALFTMFAALETGSVVLVAPIVGTSPLFTTLFASMMIPDVERVTRRTVVSAALTVAGVAAISFV, from the coding sequence ATGTCGGCCGCGCTCAGTGTCCTCTCCCTGTCGCTCGTCTCGGGGCTCTGTTGGGGGATCGGGCCGATCTTCTCGAAGCTCGGGATGGAGCACGGCGGACGCTCCGAGCGCGCGACGCTCGTCGTGCTCTCCGTCGGGGCGACGATCTTCTGGGTCGTCTCGCTGGGCTCGAGGGTCGGCCTCGGCGGGGGCGGCAACCTCCCGCTGGTCGCCCTGTCGGCGTTCGTCGTCTCGGGGCTCTGCGGGACCTCCCTCGCGTGGTTGCTGTGGTTCCGCGGCATCGACAGGGTCGGCGCGAGCGTCAGCAACGTCGTCTTCTACTCCCAGCCGCTGTTTGCGGTGCTGCTTGCGGCACTCCTGCTCGGCGAACGGGTGACGGCCACGGTCGCCGTGGGCGTCGCGCTCATCGTCGGCGGCATCACGCTCCTGTCGCTGTCGGGCGATCGGGCGGTCGGCTCGTGGAACCTGAGCAGCCTGCTTTTCCCCCTCGGGGCCGCGGTCCTCGCCGCGGGCGGGACCGTGTTGAACCGCTTCGGGTTCAGCATCTCGGCGGTGACGCCGCTGGAAGCCGCGACGGTGAACCTCACCAGCGCGCTCCCGCTGATGGTCGGCTACGCACTCGTCAGACAGCGGAGCGTGTTCACCGGGGTCGGCCGGTCGGACCTCTACTTCGTGGGGTCCGGTCTGGCGAACGCCGCCGCGCTGTTTACGATGTTCGCAGCGCTGGAGACCGGATCCGTCGTGTTGGTCGCACCGATCGTCGGCACCTCGCCGCTGTTCACGACGCTTTTCGCGTCGATGATGATCCCGGACGTAGAGCGCGTCACGCGTCGGACCGTGGTGAGCGCGGCGCTGACGGTGGCCGGCGTGGCGGCGATCTCGTTCGTGTGA